One window of Acipenser ruthenus chromosome 17, fAciRut3.2 maternal haplotype, whole genome shotgun sequence genomic DNA carries:
- the LOC117423770 gene encoding P2Y purinoceptor 1-like has protein sequence MTAEFNYTVLNTTAVVPGVDNSSIGCSLTKTGFQFYYLPTVYILVFLTGFIGNSVAIWMFVFHMKPWSSISVYMFNLALADFFYVLSLPILIFYYFNKTDWVFGEVMCKMQRFLFHVNLYGSILFLTCISVHRYTGVVHPLKSLGRLKKKNAIYTSALVWFIVVAGISPILFFSRTGIKKNGMMTCYDTTSSEYLSSYFIYSMCTTVFGFCIPFIIILGCYGLIAKALICNDMHNAPLRKKSIRLVIIVLAVFAVSYLPFHVMKNLNLRARLYFQSPEMCYFNNKVYATYQVTRGLASLNSCVDPILYFLAGDTFRRRLSRVTRKASKRSDNNLQSKSEETALHVLSEYTENGDTQL, from the coding sequence atgACAGCTGAATTTAATTATACCGTTTTGAATACCACTGCTGTTGTCCCGGGAGTTGATAATTCCAGTATAGGATGTTCATTAACGAAGACGGGCTTCCAGTTTTATTACCTGCCTACGGTGTACATTTTAGTCTTCCTCACTGGATTCATAGGCAACAGCGTGGCCATATGGATGTTCGTCTTTCACATGAAACCGTGGAGCAGCATCTCTGTGTACATGTTCAACCTGGCGTTAGCTGATTTCTTCTATGTGCTGTCTCTGCCCATCTTGATATTTTACTATTTCAACAAAACCGATTGGGTGTTCGGAGAGGTGATGTGCAAGATGCAGAGGTTTCTTTTTCACGTTAATCTCTACGGGAGCATCCTGTTTCTCACTTGCATCAGCGTCCACAGATACACCGGGGTGGTGCATCCTTTAAAATCTTTGGGGAGGCTGAAGAAAAAGAACGCTATTTACACCAGTGCACTTGTGTGGTTCATTGTGGTGGCTGGGATCTCGCCCATATTGTTCTTCTCCCGAACTGGGATCAAGAAAAATGGAATGATGACGTGTTATGACACCACGTCATCAGAATACTTGAGCAGCTACTTCATTTACAGCATGTGTACAACTGTGTTCGGATTCTGCATTCCCTTTATAATTATTCTAGGCTGTTATGGATTAATAGCAAAAGCACTGATTTGCAATGATATGCACAACGCACCTCTCAGGAAAAAGTCAATTCGCCTTGTGATTATTGTTTTGGCGGTTTTTGCTGTCTCCTATCTCCCTTTCCATGTGATGAAGAATTTAAACCTTAGAGCCAGGCTATACTTCCAAAGCCCTGAGATGTGTTACTTTAACAACAAGGTTTATGCTACCTACCAAGTGACTAGGGGTCTTGCCAGCCTGAATAGCTGCGTGGATCCAATTTTATACTTTCTGGCTGGGGATACGTTTCGAAGAAGATTATCCAGAGTTACAAGGAAAGCCTCCAAAAGAAGTGACAATAACCTGCAGTCTAAGAGTGAGGAAACTGCCCTGCATGTGCTATCAGAATACACTGAAAACGGAGACACACAACTTTGA